Proteins from a genomic interval of bacterium:
- the fliR gene encoding flagellar biosynthetic protein FliR, producing MPIPDPTPYVLVLARIAGLVMAAPLLGHLLVPRRARVGLAMVLALALAPSVAGAMTPASSIAELAGRAAIETVIGVTIGFVAQLVFAGVQLGGQMAGIEIGFGLANLVDPQSNAQSTVIAEWEQLLALLAFLALDAHHLLVAALVESFRIAPIAHGTIDREVLFAVPSQAAQVFAIGLRIAAPVLIVLLLANATLGVLQRTIPQLNVFVVGFPVNVGVGLMVLGASLPFTFRFLAERFAALGPTIGGLLRGFAGG from the coding sequence GTGCCGATCCCCGATCCCACGCCGTACGTCCTCGTGCTGGCGCGCATCGCCGGGCTGGTGATGGCGGCGCCGCTGCTCGGGCATCTGCTCGTGCCGCGGCGCGCGCGCGTCGGCCTCGCCATGGTGCTGGCGCTGGCGCTCGCGCCGTCGGTCGCGGGCGCGATGACGCCGGCGAGCTCGATCGCCGAGCTGGCGGGCCGGGCGGCGATCGAGACGGTGATCGGGGTCACGATCGGCTTCGTCGCGCAGCTCGTGTTCGCGGGCGTGCAGCTCGGCGGCCAGATGGCGGGCATCGAGATCGGCTTCGGGCTCGCGAACCTCGTCGACCCGCAGTCGAACGCGCAGTCGACGGTCATCGCGGAATGGGAGCAGCTGCTGGCGCTGCTCGCCTTCCTGGCGCTCGACGCCCACCACCTGCTCGTCGCCGCCCTGGTGGAGAGCTTCCGCATCGCGCCCATCGCGCATGGGACCATCGACCGCGAGGTGCTGTTCGCGGTGCCGTCGCAGGCGGCGCAGGTGTTCGCGATCGGGCTGCGCATCGCGGCGCCGGTGCTGATCGTGCTGCTGCTCGCGAACGCCACGCTCGGCGTGCTGCAGCGCACGATCCCCCAGCTGAACGTCTTCGTGGTCGGCTTCCCGGTGAACGTCGGCGTCGGCCTCATGGTGCTCGGCGCCTCGCTGCCGTTCACCTTCCGCTTCCTCGCCGAGCGCTTCGCGGCCCTTGGGCCGACGATCGGCGGGCTCCTGCGGGGGTTCGCCGGTGGCTGA
- the fliQ gene encoding flagellar biosynthesis protein FliQ — MGVESVIGIGHGAVEITLALAGPVLLFGLVAGLAVSVFQAMTQINEITLTFIPKIVATGLALALFGPWMLTRLVSYTTTLFESLPTFVR; from the coding sequence ATGGGAGTCGAATCCGTCATCGGCATCGGCCACGGTGCCGTCGAGATCACGCTGGCCCTCGCGGGGCCGGTGCTGCTCTTCGGCCTGGTCGCCGGGCTCGCGGTCAGCGTCTTCCAGGCGATGACGCAGATCAACGAGATCACGCTCACCTTCATCCCGAAGATCGTCGCGACCGGGCTCGCGCTGGCGCTCTTCGGGCCCTGGATGCTGACGAGGCTGGTCTCGTACACGACGACGCTCTTCGAGAGCCTGCCCACCTTCGTGCGCTGA
- the fliP gene encoding flagellar type III secretion system pore protein FliP (The bacterial flagellar biogenesis protein FliP forms a type III secretion system (T3SS)-type pore required for flagellar assembly.): MTPLLPQVSLQIGGGDGAVATPLQIVALLTLLSLAPAILVTLTGFVRIVIVLSFLRQAVGTQSMPPNQVLVSLALFLTGFVMMPTLLQIHAEAMVPYQEERIDGKEAVERAWTPLREFMLRQTREKDLALFVGATGGARPEGPADVPPQVLMPAFLISELKTAFQMGFLVYVPFLILDMVVASVLTSMGMMMLPPVLISLPFKLMLFVLVDGWNVLTGSLVQSFR; this comes from the coding sequence ATGACGCCGCTCCTGCCCCAGGTGAGCCTCCAGATCGGAGGCGGCGACGGCGCCGTCGCGACGCCGCTCCAGATCGTCGCGCTGCTGACGCTGCTGTCGCTGGCGCCGGCGATCCTCGTCACCCTCACGGGCTTCGTCCGCATCGTGATCGTGCTCTCGTTCCTGCGCCAGGCGGTGGGCACGCAGAGCATGCCGCCGAACCAGGTCCTGGTCTCGCTGGCGCTCTTCCTCACCGGCTTCGTGATGATGCCGACGCTCCTCCAGATCCACGCCGAGGCGATGGTGCCGTACCAGGAGGAGCGCATCGACGGGAAGGAAGCCGTCGAACGCGCCTGGACGCCGCTGCGCGAGTTCATGCTGCGCCAGACGCGCGAGAAGGATCTGGCGCTGTTCGTCGGCGCCACGGGAGGCGCGCGGCCCGAAGGCCCGGCCGACGTGCCGCCGCAGGTGCTGATGCCCGCGTTCCTCATCTCGGAGCTGAAGACCGCGTTCCAGATGGGCTTCCTCGTCTACGTGCCGTTTCTGATCCTCGACATGGTGGTCGCCTCGGTCCTCACCTCGATGGGCATGATGATGCTGCCGCCGGTCCTCATCTCGCTGCCGTTCAAGCTCATGCTGTTCGTCCTCGTGGACGGGTGGAACGTCCTCACGGGCTCCCTCGTCCAGAGCTTCCGCTGA
- a CDS encoding flagellar biosynthetic protein FliO, with amino-acid sequence MSETVVALVGGVLALVGLVLAWRQRRAAAAPDAIRLVSSRYLGGKRYLTIVEVDGERLLLGVTGDRVGLVTKLGGARRDDDLEDGEPA; translated from the coding sequence ATGTCGGAGACCGTCGTCGCCCTCGTCGGCGGCGTGCTCGCGCTCGTGGGCCTCGTGCTCGCGTGGCGCCAGCGCCGCGCCGCCGCCGCCCCCGACGCGATCCGGCTCGTCAGCAGCCGCTATCTCGGCGGCAAGCGCTACCTCACCATCGTCGAGGTCGACGGGGAGCGCCTGCTGCTCGGCGTGACCGGCGACCGCGTCGGGCTGGTCACCAAGCTCGGCGGGGCGCGCCGCGACGACGACCTGGAGGACGGCGAGCCGGCATGA
- the fliN gene encoding flagellar motor switch protein FliN, whose product MTEDVGAGAIGGGEAPGNFDLLLDIPLEVTAEIGRTTLPLRELLQLTPGAVVELAKLAGEPLDVLVNGKLIARGEAVLVNDKFGVRLTDIVSPRERLEGLK is encoded by the coding sequence ATGACGGAGGACGTGGGCGCGGGGGCGATCGGCGGGGGCGAGGCGCCCGGCAACTTCGACCTGCTGCTCGACATCCCGCTCGAGGTGACGGCGGAGATCGGCCGCACGACGCTGCCGCTGCGCGAGCTGCTGCAGCTGACGCCGGGCGCCGTCGTCGAGCTGGCGAAGCTCGCGGGCGAGCCGCTCGACGTGCTCGTCAACGGCAAGCTGATCGCCCGCGGCGAGGCGGTGCTCGTGAACGACAAGTTCGGCGTGCGCCTGACGGACATCGTGAGCCCGCGCGAGCGCCTCGAAGGGCTGAAGTGA
- the fliM gene encoding flagellar motor switch protein FliM, with the protein MSDILSQDEVDALLKAVGDGAVAGAAPETAEDGLGGVRTLDLTNQERSLRGRLPGLEVVLGRLVRDLRGSLAPFFGQVPNVTVGTVELRKFGGYMQRLQQPVGLQFWKLAPLRGQGMLVLRPTLVASVMQVLFGGVPGRNPVPAAREFSSIEQRVLARLGGRVLADLREAWRPIAPLECTLLRTETNPLFATIAAPHELVLHVELQIVIEGSDDVTLAFCIPNGALDPIRQALARLQDPDMADEAADTSWAARLQAVLGDAPVELSAELGTTAMRMAEVLALKVGDVVQLPTGREGPVLVRVAGRPHFHGAPGVSASNNAVRVTARL; encoded by the coding sequence GTGAGCGACATCCTTTCGCAGGACGAAGTCGACGCGCTGCTGAAGGCCGTCGGCGACGGCGCCGTCGCAGGGGCGGCTCCCGAGACCGCCGAGGACGGCCTCGGCGGCGTCCGCACGCTCGACCTCACGAACCAGGAGCGCAGCCTGCGGGGCCGCCTGCCGGGGCTCGAGGTGGTGCTCGGACGTCTCGTGCGGGACCTCCGCGGCTCGCTCGCGCCGTTCTTCGGGCAGGTGCCGAACGTCACCGTGGGGACGGTGGAGCTGCGCAAGTTCGGCGGCTACATGCAGCGCCTCCAGCAGCCCGTCGGCCTCCAGTTCTGGAAGCTGGCGCCGCTGCGCGGGCAGGGCATGCTGGTGCTGCGTCCGACGCTGGTCGCGTCGGTGATGCAGGTGCTCTTCGGCGGCGTCCCCGGGCGCAACCCGGTGCCGGCGGCACGCGAGTTCTCGTCGATCGAGCAGCGCGTCCTCGCGCGCCTCGGCGGCCGCGTCCTCGCCGACCTGCGCGAGGCCTGGCGGCCGATCGCGCCGCTCGAGTGCACGCTGCTGCGCACGGAGACGAACCCGCTGTTCGCGACCATCGCCGCGCCGCACGAGCTCGTCCTGCACGTCGAGCTCCAGATCGTCATCGAAGGCAGCGACGACGTGACGCTGGCGTTCTGCATTCCGAACGGCGCGCTCGATCCGATCCGGCAGGCGCTCGCCCGCCTCCAGGATCCGGACATGGCCGACGAGGCCGCGGACACCAGCTGGGCGGCGCGCCTCCAGGCCGTGCTCGGCGACGCCCCCGTGGAGCTCAGCGCCGAGCTGGGGACGACGGCGATGCGTATGGCCGAGGTGCTCGCGCTGAAGGTGGGCGACGTCGTGCAGCTGCCGACGGGACGCGAGGGCCCGGTGCTCGTGCGCGTCGCCGGGCGGCCGCACTTCCACGGCGCGCCGGGGGTGTCGGCGAGCAACAACGCGGTGCGGGTCACCGCGCGGCTCTGA
- a CDS encoding flagellar basal body-associated FliL family protein — MAEEAHAERADGGAEAAGGGGRKKLVVLVAAVLLLLGGGGGVAWKLGFLGAKAKHAEAKDLGAEPANAAAGGEHGGAAASGAAGAGMGALVPLDPFIANLSDEDGRRYLKATLSVEFFRPAAPPEFTQRLPQVRDLMLTLFSSKTFAEVRTPQGKAVLRDEIVTRLNHALRTDAVKAVYFTEFIVQ, encoded by the coding sequence ATGGCGGAGGAGGCACACGCGGAGCGCGCCGACGGCGGCGCCGAAGCGGCGGGTGGCGGCGGCAGGAAGAAGCTGGTCGTCCTCGTCGCCGCGGTGCTCCTGCTGCTCGGCGGCGGTGGCGGGGTCGCGTGGAAGCTCGGGTTCCTCGGCGCCAAGGCGAAGCACGCGGAGGCCAAGGACCTCGGGGCGGAGCCGGCCAACGCCGCCGCGGGCGGCGAGCACGGCGGCGCCGCGGCAAGCGGCGCGGCGGGCGCCGGCATGGGGGCGCTCGTGCCGCTCGACCCCTTCATCGCCAACCTGAGCGACGAGGACGGGCGCCGCTACCTGAAGGCGACGCTGTCGGTCGAGTTCTTCCGGCCGGCGGCGCCGCCCGAGTTCACGCAGCGGCTGCCGCAGGTGCGCGACCTCATGCTGACGCTCTTCTCGAGCAAGACCTTCGCCGAGGTGCGCACGCCGCAGGGCAAGGCGGTGCTGCGCGACGAGATCGTCACCCGGCTCAACCACGCGCTGCGCACCGACGCCGTGAAGGCCGTCTACTTCACCGAGTTCATCGTCCAGTAG
- a CDS encoding flagellar hook protein FlgE, with translation MAIFGALSSGRSGLIVNGAALSVIGNNIANVGTVGFKGSRTEFADLISAEAGGQVGKIGLGARIGAVRTLFEQGAIEATGRSLDLAIEGQGFFVLREGQAQIFTRAGNFQKNADGTITNSLGHVLQGTPVDATGRPIGGLQDVNVSGLQSQANPTSLVNLSGNLDSTTSASTFDGTSFTTAFNTSSYSTSIQVFDSLGSPHDMTVFFTKTGANSWQVNLAVDAGDTGGTAGNIQLINGAGGTITFNTDGTVNTTGSLTGNVTFSGAAAQSIAVDLDDFTQVAGPSGLNAVRQDGFGAGGLVSLTVNSVGVLSATFDNGQTRPLFQLAVASFRNPEGLIPAGNQLFRASIDSGPPAVATAQSQGNGSVLASALEQSNVQIAQEFIDLISTQRAFQANARVITASDQLLGDLINIVR, from the coding sequence ATGGCGATTTTCGGAGCACTCTCGAGCGGCCGCTCGGGCCTGATCGTGAACGGCGCGGCGCTGTCCGTGATCGGCAACAACATCGCGAACGTGGGCACGGTGGGCTTCAAGGGCAGCCGGACCGAGTTCGCGGATCTGATCTCGGCGGAGGCCGGCGGGCAGGTCGGCAAGATCGGCCTCGGCGCGCGCATCGGCGCGGTGCGCACGCTCTTCGAGCAGGGCGCGATCGAGGCGACCGGGCGCTCGCTCGACCTGGCGATCGAGGGCCAGGGCTTCTTCGTCCTGCGTGAGGGACAGGCGCAGATCTTCACCCGCGCCGGCAACTTCCAGAAGAACGCCGACGGCACGATCACGAACAGCCTCGGGCACGTGCTCCAGGGTACGCCGGTCGACGCCACCGGGCGCCCGATCGGCGGCCTCCAGGACGTCAACGTCTCGGGCCTGCAGTCGCAGGCGAACCCGACGTCGCTCGTGAACCTGAGCGGCAATCTCGACTCGACGACGAGCGCGAGCACGTTCGACGGCACGAGCTTCACGACGGCGTTCAACACCAGCAGCTACTCGACGTCGATCCAGGTGTTCGACTCGCTCGGCAGCCCGCACGACATGACCGTCTTCTTCACCAAGACCGGCGCGAACTCGTGGCAGGTGAACCTGGCCGTCGACGCCGGCGACACCGGCGGCACCGCCGGCAACATCCAGTTGATCAACGGCGCCGGCGGCACGATCACCTTCAACACCGACGGCACCGTCAACACGACGGGCAGCCTCACGGGCAACGTGACCTTCTCCGGCGCGGCGGCGCAGTCGATCGCGGTGGATCTCGACGACTTCACCCAGGTCGCCGGTCCCTCGGGCCTGAACGCCGTCCGCCAGGACGGCTTCGGCGCCGGCGGCCTCGTCAGCCTGACCGTGAACTCCGTCGGCGTCCTGTCGGCCACCTTCGACAACGGTCAGACGCGCCCGCTCTTCCAGCTGGCGGTCGCCTCCTTCCGCAATCCCGAGGGTCTGATCCCCGCCGGCAACCAGCTCTTCCGCGCCTCGATCGACTCGGGCCCGCCCGCGGTGGCCACCGCCCAGTCGCAGGGCAACGGCTCGGTGCTGGCGTCGGCGCTGGAGCAGTCGAACGTGCAGATCGCGCAGGAGTTCATCGACCTGATCAGCACGCAGCGCGCCTTCCAGGCGAACGCGCGCGTCATCACGGCGAGCGATCAGCTGCTCGGCGACCTCATCAACATCGTCCGGTAG
- a CDS encoding flagellar hook-length control protein FliK, producing MSVVPVSAAPAASSPASVASGVASGVTALLGGVDFGALLALLVGGGAGGGPAPDGGAAQAAAGGDEGRPEAERDPATALAAEVLVAAASAVPAVASALLPRRRARGRGGRAGRRRPVPPTPAALAAPGAAAPLPPGAPPPHDTTATAAPETEATAPGMPASDLPADGGAAPPPRAIRRRRLRRPRRARRTLPPRRRRTPPVPPPAAPAPRIALAPREAAAKPSGVVPPPPAAAAPRRDGAGGGARDPRRGRGAPLEPNPPAPARAATAPEVALARLERRRVGRRRCGYGHRRRGRRRRRPAARRRAARAGRPADEPRPAAARHDAAPPPPRETSATHATARGAAPPAPPRDVEQLVRLAELGRVRVSDGGEMRLEVNHDALGRVELHVRVQQDAVHATLRTNGDPARDALVAQRPQLEAALGRQNLRLEGFTVDLGQGHGNQPGQGQADARPAPPAPAAARPTTAATSPLVAPEPVVPPTGALSLRA from the coding sequence ATGTCCGTCGTGCCCGTGTCCGCCGCTCCTGCCGCGTCCAGCCCCGCCTCCGTCGCCTCGGGGGTCGCGAGCGGCGTGACGGCGCTGCTCGGCGGCGTCGACTTCGGGGCGCTGCTCGCGCTGCTCGTCGGCGGCGGCGCTGGCGGCGGTCCGGCGCCGGACGGCGGCGCGGCCCAGGCGGCCGCCGGCGGCGACGAGGGACGTCCCGAGGCGGAGCGCGATCCCGCGACCGCGCTGGCGGCGGAGGTGCTGGTCGCGGCGGCGTCGGCGGTGCCCGCCGTCGCGAGTGCCCTGCTGCCGCGGCGGAGAGCACGCGGCCGCGGCGGGCGGGCCGGCCGCCGTCGTCCGGTGCCGCCGACGCCGGCGGCGCTGGCGGCGCCCGGCGCCGCGGCGCCGCTGCCGCCGGGCGCACCGCCGCCGCACGACACGACCGCAACGGCGGCGCCCGAGACGGAGGCCACGGCCCCCGGCATGCCGGCGTCGGACCTGCCCGCGGACGGCGGCGCAGCACCGCCGCCGCGTGCGATCCGCCGCCGCCGCCTGCGGCGCCCGCGGCGAGCGCGCCGGACGCTGCCGCCACGCCGGCGCCGGACGCCGCCGGTCCCGCCGCCGGCCGCGCCGGCGCCGCGGATCGCGCTCGCGCCGCGCGAGGCGGCGGCGAAGCCGTCGGGTGTCGTTCCGCCGCCGCCGGCCGCCGCCGCGCCTCGCCGCGACGGCGCCGGCGGCGGCGCCCGCGACCCCCGCAGAGGCCGAGGCGCGCCGCTGGAGCCGAACCCACCGGCGCCGGCCCGTGCGGCCACGGCGCCCGAGGTCGCGCTCGCGCGCCTCGAGCGGCGCCGCGTCGGGCGACGCCGGTGCGGATACGGACACCGCCGACGCGGGCGGCGGCGACGCCGGCCCGCGGCACGACGCCGCGCCGCTCGCGCCGGACGCCCCGCCGATGAGCCACGGCCCGCCGCCGCGCGCCACGACGCGGCGCCGCCGCCGCCGCGTGAGACGAGCGCGACCCACGCGACGGCGCGCGGCGCGGCGCCGCCGGCGCCGCCGCGCGACGTCGAGCAGCTCGTGCGTCTGGCCGAGCTGGGCCGCGTGCGCGTGTCCGACGGCGGCGAGATGCGGCTCGAGGTGAACCACGACGCCCTCGGTCGCGTCGAGCTGCACGTGCGCGTGCAGCAGGACGCCGTGCACGCCACGCTGCGGACCAACGGCGACCCCGCGCGCGACGCGCTGGTGGCGCAGCGGCCGCAGCTCGAAGCCGCGCTCGGCCGCCAGAACCTGCGGCTCGAGGGCTTCACCGTCGATCTCGGACAGGGACACGGCAACCAGCCCGGCCAGGGGCAGGCCGACGCGCGTCCCGCGCCGCCGGCGCCCGCCGCCGCCCGACCCACCACCGCCGCGACGAGTCCGCTCGTCGCGCCCGAACCCGTGGTTCCGCCGACCGGAGCCCTGAGCCTTCGCGCATGA
- a CDS encoding peroxiredoxin family protein — MGLAFLALFAASGQRRTSSAVAVGAPVLDLVATDDTGRPFALAALRGRPVLLKFFRGHWCPYCTAELRRWEAELRPALDAQGVAIVAVCADDAAEIRVGRAKHGLRATMLPDPDLAITDRFGLRNPRNFAPRPGIVIPLPIPTTILVDAAGIVRWIDQATDYMRRSDPQRVLAAVRAAHRAASTGSFVPPG; from the coding sequence GTGGGGCTCGCCTTCCTCGCGCTCTTCGCGGCCAGCGGGCAGCGCCGCACGTCGTCGGCGGTGGCCGTCGGCGCGCCCGTCCTCGATCTGGTGGCGACCGACGACACGGGGCGCCCGTTCGCCCTGGCGGCGCTGCGCGGCCGTCCCGTCCTGCTGAAGTTCTTCCGCGGGCACTGGTGCCCGTACTGCACGGCGGAGCTGCGGCGCTGGGAGGCGGAGCTGCGGCCGGCGCTCGACGCGCAGGGGGTCGCGATCGTGGCCGTGTGCGCCGACGACGCGGCCGAGATCCGCGTGGGGCGCGCGAAGCACGGGCTGCGCGCGACCATGCTGCCCGACCCGGACCTCGCCATCACGGACCGCTTCGGCCTGCGCAACCCGCGCAACTTCGCGCCTCGCCCCGGGATCGTCATTCCGCTGCCGATCCCCACGACGATCCTCGTCGACGCCGCCGGCATCGTGCGCTGGATCGACCAGGCCACCGACTACATGCGTCGCTCCGACCCGCAGCGGGTGCTCGCGGCCGTGCGCGCCGCGCACCGGGCAGCTTCGACCGGCTCGTTCGTACCCCCCGGGTAG
- a CDS encoding TetR/AcrR family transcriptional regulator C-terminal domain-containing protein gives MGRPAKFSRDRLQAAALRLVDRDGVAGLSMRTLARELGTGPMTLYNHVADRADLEVLVVEAVLAEVRWARRRHADWRADARSVATAMWRAVRRHPNAIPLVLVRRSRAAALLAPSEALLAALAGGGLRGAALLVAFRAVTAFVMGFAQAELAGPLATAADEPAAATIARFRALPRARYPQLVEIAGAAARSTAAREFRQGLDALLRGLVPE, from the coding sequence ATGGGACGCCCTGCGAAGTTCTCGCGCGATCGGCTTCAGGCCGCGGCCCTGCGGCTGGTCGACCGCGACGGCGTCGCCGGCCTGTCGATGCGCACGCTCGCGCGCGAGCTCGGGACCGGCCCGATGACGCTCTACAACCACGTCGCCGATCGAGCCGATCTCGAGGTGCTCGTCGTCGAGGCGGTGCTCGCCGAGGTGAGGTGGGCGCGACGGCGGCACGCCGACTGGCGCGCGGACGCACGCAGCGTCGCCACCGCGATGTGGCGCGCGGTGCGCCGGCACCCGAACGCCATCCCGCTGGTGCTCGTCCGCCGCAGCCGGGCGGCGGCGCTGCTCGCCCCGTCCGAAGCGCTGCTCGCGGCGCTCGCCGGCGGCGGGCTGCGCGGCGCCGCCCTCCTCGTGGCGTTTCGCGCCGTCACCGCCTTCGTGATGGGCTTCGCGCAGGCGGAGCTGGCCGGCCCCCTCGCCACCGCCGCCGACGAGCCGGCCGCGGCGACGATCGCGCGCTTCCGGGCCCTCCCCCGAGCGCGCTATCCGCAGCTCGTCGAGATCGCCGGCGCCGCGGCGCGCAGCACGGCGGCGCGCGAGTTCCGGCAGGGGCTCGACGCGCTGCTGCGCGGTCTCGTCCCCGAGTGA
- a CDS encoding AraC family transcriptional regulator ligand-binding domain-containing protein, whose amino-acid sequence MAALSLIRACVLSPALAFLRRIGGAAEPLLVGVGLPASTLATPEGLIPSEAAARFLRNAARREGIDAFGALAGGEGGVEALGVFGALVCAAPTMRDALRECIAQRRRFASHGRIWLHERGADLELCLGVPHGGDPVWRQGEHYVVRLLLGVLRLGAGPTWRPPRVQFQTPEWAAARAVDAFAGARIDFGQRVAAITFPRRLLDVRLAAATMPCDGATVAAWRATAPAATFADAVAQVVETLTWERPPRVGETAVALGTTPRTLQRRLASYGVTHEALVDRARLASAASMLAETDARILEVALDIGYSDHAHFTRAFRRWCGQSPRDYRRTHLADVPAGAASTARVPCP is encoded by the coding sequence ATGGCCGCTCTGTCGCTCATTCGTGCCTGCGTGCTGTCGCCGGCGCTGGCGTTCCTCCGCCGCATCGGCGGCGCGGCGGAGCCGTTGCTCGTGGGGGTCGGCCTGCCGGCGTCGACGCTCGCGACCCCGGAAGGACTGATCCCGAGCGAGGCGGCGGCCCGCTTCCTGCGCAACGCCGCCCGCCGGGAGGGGATCGACGCCTTCGGCGCGCTCGCGGGCGGCGAGGGCGGTGTCGAGGCGCTCGGCGTGTTCGGCGCCCTGGTGTGCGCCGCGCCGACGATGCGGGACGCGCTGCGCGAGTGCATTGCGCAGCGCCGTCGCTTCGCCTCGCACGGCCGCATCTGGCTGCACGAGCGCGGCGCCGACCTCGAGCTGTGCCTCGGCGTCCCACACGGTGGCGATCCGGTCTGGCGCCAGGGGGAGCACTACGTCGTGCGCCTGCTGCTCGGCGTCCTGCGGCTCGGGGCGGGACCGACGTGGCGGCCGCCGCGCGTGCAGTTCCAGACGCCCGAGTGGGCGGCGGCGCGCGCCGTCGACGCCTTCGCCGGGGCTCGCATCGACTTCGGGCAGCGCGTCGCCGCCATCACCTTCCCGCGCCGGCTGCTCGACGTGCGCCTGGCGGCCGCCACGATGCCGTGCGACGGGGCGACGGTGGCGGCCTGGCGGGCGACGGCGCCGGCGGCGACCTTCGCCGACGCGGTCGCCCAGGTGGTGGAGACGCTCACCTGGGAGCGGCCGCCGCGGGTCGGCGAGACGGCCGTCGCGCTCGGCACGACGCCGCGGACGTTGCAGCGCCGCCTCGCCTCGTACGGGGTCACGCACGAGGCGCTCGTCGACCGGGCGCGGCTCGCGTCGGCGGCGAGCATGCTCGCCGAGACCGACGCGCGCATCCTCGAGGTCGCGCTCGACATCGGGTACTCCGACCACGCGCATTTCACGCGCGCGTTCCGGCGCTGGTGCGGGCAGTCGCCGCGCGACTATCGCCGTACCCATCTCGCGGACGTACCGGCCGGCGCCGCGTCGACCGCCCGCGTACCCTGTCCGTGA
- the fliJ gene encoding flagellar export protein FliJ has product MTFRFRLGRVLRVRTQLRQQAQEHVARTRAALAALEQRIAAAAASQAEARAAEEAASAAGCSGADLARWRSFEAAAAARERVLRRDREQLLVQLEREREALLAERQEERKLERLEERARDRFDADAAREDARLLDELALRGRGERE; this is encoded by the coding sequence ATGACGTTCCGGTTCCGGCTCGGCCGCGTGCTGCGCGTCCGCACCCAGCTGCGCCAGCAGGCGCAGGAGCACGTCGCCCGCACGCGCGCCGCGCTGGCGGCGCTCGAGCAGCGGATCGCCGCGGCGGCGGCGAGCCAGGCCGAGGCGCGCGCGGCGGAGGAGGCGGCGAGCGCCGCCGGCTGCTCCGGCGCGGATCTGGCGCGGTGGCGGTCGTTCGAGGCGGCCGCCGCGGCGCGCGAGCGCGTCCTGCGGCGCGATCGCGAGCAGCTCCTCGTGCAGCTCGAGCGCGAGCGCGAGGCGCTGCTCGCCGAGCGGCAGGAGGAGCGCAAGCTCGAGCGCCTGGAAGAGCGGGCACGCGACCGGTTCGACGCCGACGCGGCCCGCGAGGACGCGCGGCTGCTCGACGAGCTGGCGCTGCGCGGCAGGGGAGAGCGGGAGTAG